The Actinomycetota bacterium region CCGGCGACACCGGGGCGGCCGCCGACGCCGCCGCCGAGCTGGCCGGGATCGCCGGCGACTACGGGACGCCGGCCCTGCTGGCGGCCGCCGGGCACGCCCGGGGGGCGGTGCTGCTGGCCACCGGCGACGCCGAGGCCGCCGTGGCCACCCTGCGGGGTGCCTGGCGGGCCTGGCGCGACCTGGGGGTCCCGTACGAGGCGGCGCGGGTCCGGGTGCTGGTCGGCCTGGCCTGCCGGGCCCTCGGCGACACCGACGCCGCCGCCATGGAGCTCGACGCCGCCCGGACCGTGCTGGCCGGGCTGGGCGCCGTCCCCGACCTGGACCGGCTCGACCGGCTGGCCGGGGCCGCCGGCCCGGACGCGTCCCCCGGGGCCGGCGGATTGACCGGACGCGAGCTGGAGGTGCTGCGGCTGGTGGCCGCGGGCAAGACCAACCACGCCATCGCCTCCGCCCTGCACCTGGCCGACAAGACGGTCCACCGCCACGTCAGCAACATCTACAGCAAGCTGGGCGTCTCCTCCCGGGCCGCCGCCACCGCCTACGCCTACGAGCACGACCTGGTCCGCTGACGGGGAGAAGTACCCATGGCAGCGCGGTCCGGGTCGAGGGCTTCTCCCGATGCCGCCCCTGGGTCCCCGCCCTAGGCTCGGGCCAACCCCACGAGGAGGCGGCGATGCGCAGCCACGGCATGGACCCGGAGCGGTTCGAGACGGTGATCGTCGGCGGCGGCCAGGCCGGGCTGGCCACCGGCTGGCACCTGGCCAGGCGGGGCCGGCCGTTCGTGATCCTGGACGCGGGCGAGCGGGTCGGCGACCAGTGGCGCCGGCGCTGGGACTCGCTGCGGCTGTTCACCCCGGCCCGCTACAGCGGCCTGCCCGGCATGGGCTTCCCCGCCCCGGCCTGGCACTACCCGACCAAGGACGAGATGGCCGGCTACCTGGAGGCCTACGCGGCCCGGTTCCAGCTCCCGGTCCGCGGCGGCGTCCGGGTCGACGGGCTCACCCGCCTCGGCCACCGGTTCCTGGTCACCGCCGGCGAGCGCCGCTTCGAGGCGGCCAACGTGGTCGTGGCCTCGGGGGCCTACCACACCCCCCGGGTCCCGTCCTTCGCCGTCGAGCTCGACCCGGCCATCGTGCAGCTCCACTCCAGCGGCTACCGGCACCCGGCCCAGCTCCGCGAGGGCGGCGTCCTGGTCGTCGGCGCGGCCAACTCGGGGGCCGAGATCGCCCTGGAGGCCTCCCGGGCCCATCCGGTGTGGCTGTCCGGCCGGCACCCGGGCAGCGAGCCGACCCGAGCCGGCTCCCGGCTGGACCGGCTGTTCACCCCGCCGTTCTGGTTCGCCATCAACCACGTGCTGAGTGTGGGGACGCCGATCGGCCGCAAGCTCCGCCCCAAGCTGATGGGGGTGGGCACGCCCCTGGCCCGGGTCAAGCCCCGCGACCTCAAGGCCGCCGGGGTCGAGCGGGTGCCCCGCACGGCCGGGGTCCGCGACGGCCTCCCGCTGCTGGAGGACGGGCGGGTCCTGGAGGTGGCCAACGTCGTGTGGGGCACCGGCTTCGGGCACGACTTCTCCTGGATCGACCTGCCGGTGTTCGACGCCGGCGGCGAACCCCGGCACGACCGCGGCGTGGTCGAGGACCAGCCCGGGCTGTACTTCGTGGGCCTGTTCTTCCTCTCGTCGGTCGCCTCGTCCCTGGTCGGCGGGGTCGGCCGCGACGCCGCCCACATCGCCGAACGGATCGCCGCCCGCGTCCCTTGGGAGGAAGGCCTTCCGGCGGCCCGCTAAGGTGGCAACGAGCACCCGTCCAGGAGGGCTCGTTGCACGAGAGCGAATCGCTGCTGCTGGCGTTGATGGTCGCCGTGGCCGGGCTGAGCGTCCTGGCCCGGGTGGTCGGCGTGCCCTACCCGATCCTGCTCGTCCTCGG contains the following coding sequences:
- a CDS encoding NAD(P)/FAD-dependent oxidoreductase, giving the protein MDPERFETVIVGGGQAGLATGWHLARRGRPFVILDAGERVGDQWRRRWDSLRLFTPARYSGLPGMGFPAPAWHYPTKDEMAGYLEAYAARFQLPVRGGVRVDGLTRLGHRFLVTAGERRFEAANVVVASGAYHTPRVPSFAVELDPAIVQLHSSGYRHPAQLREGGVLVVGAANSGAEIALEASRAHPVWLSGRHPGSEPTRAGSRLDRLFTPPFWFAINHVLSVGTPIGRKLRPKLMGVGTPLARVKPRDLKAAGVERVPRTAGVRDGLPLLEDGRVLEVANVVWGTGFGHDFSWIDLPVFDAGGEPRHDRGVVEDQPGLYFVGLFFLSSVASSLVGGVGRDAAHIAERIAARVPWEEGLPAAR